Proteins encoded within one genomic window of Alcanivorax sp. REN37:
- a CDS encoding MarR family winged helix-turn-helix transcriptional regulator codes for MGTPHDVLIALRRIIRATDLYSRHLSKTAGLTAPQLLVLQAIERQGPLSMRDLAEAVSLSQATITTILDRLEARQLVRRVRDQTDRRRTHAHLTEAGLALLAAAPTPLQEEFLRRFAELADWEQSLILSSFQRVASMMNASDLDASPVLDLGAMDRALPATLSPISPSAPAGAGHLNNDDPDAVVQTGSDPS; via the coding sequence ATGGGTACGCCCCACGATGTACTGATCGCGTTGCGTCGCATTATCCGCGCCACCGATCTGTACTCCCGGCACCTGAGCAAAACCGCCGGCCTCACTGCACCGCAACTACTGGTGCTACAGGCCATCGAGCGCCAAGGCCCGCTGAGCATGCGTGACCTGGCCGAGGCGGTGTCCCTGAGCCAGGCCACCATCACCACCATCCTCGATCGCCTCGAAGCCCGTCAGCTAGTGCGCCGCGTGCGCGACCAGACCGACCGCCGCCGCACCCATGCCCACCTCACCGAGGCCGGGTTGGCGCTGCTGGCCGCTGCCCCGACGCCGCTGCAAGAAGAGTTCCTGCGCCGTTTTGCGGAGCTGGCGGACTGGGAGCAATCGCTGATCCTCAGTTCCTTCCAGCGCGTCGCCAGCATGATGAATGCCAGCGACCTGGACGCGTCGCCGGTGCTTGATCTGGGCGCCATGGACCGTGCGCTACCGGCCACTTTGAGCCCGATTTCACCGTCGGCCCCCGCCGGGGCCGGCCACCTCAACAATGACGACCCGGACGCGGTCGTCCAAACAGGGAGTGACCCCAGCTGA
- a CDS encoding tRNA dihydrouridine synthase gives MKLVLAPMEGLADYWLRQVLTEVGGYDWCVSEFIRVSGTLLPPKVFYRWCPELLAGARTLSGTPVHLQLLGSDPVCVAENAARAVELGAPAIDLNFGCPAKTVNAHRGGAVLLDEPELVHDIIAAVRRAVPAAIPVSAKMRLGNESDARALDNAHAVAAAGASWLTVHGRTKTQGYRPPAYWDRIAEVRAAVALPVIANGEIWTAADAERCRQDSGCDTLMVGRGAVSDPFLARRIRQLPAGGWEQVFPWLTHYAGLLLGTGTPSQESGRVKQWLNYLRRDYVEAEQWYQALRRLQDARLMAARLAEPLERPAP, from the coding sequence ATGAAACTGGTACTGGCCCCGATGGAGGGTCTGGCGGATTACTGGCTGCGGCAGGTGCTCACCGAGGTGGGCGGCTATGACTGGTGCGTGTCGGAGTTCATCCGCGTCAGCGGCACGCTGTTGCCGCCGAAGGTGTTCTACCGCTGGTGCCCGGAGCTGCTGGCCGGTGCGCGTACGCTCAGCGGCACCCCGGTGCATCTGCAACTGCTTGGCTCGGACCCGGTGTGCGTGGCGGAAAACGCGGCGCGGGCGGTGGAGCTGGGCGCGCCGGCCATCGACCTGAATTTTGGTTGCCCGGCTAAAACTGTGAACGCCCACCGCGGGGGTGCAGTGCTGCTGGATGAGCCAGAGCTGGTGCACGACATCATCGCGGCGGTGCGGCGGGCGGTGCCGGCGGCGATTCCGGTGTCGGCAAAGATGCGACTCGGCAACGAGAGCGATGCGCGGGCGTTGGACAACGCCCATGCGGTGGCCGCCGCTGGGGCCAGTTGGCTCACCGTGCATGGCCGCACCAAGACGCAAGGTTACCGGCCGCCGGCGTACTGGGACCGCATTGCCGAGGTGCGTGCGGCAGTGGCGCTGCCGGTGATCGCCAATGGCGAAATCTGGACCGCGGCGGACGCCGAGCGTTGTCGGCAGGACAGCGGCTGCGACACCTTGATGGTGGGCCGTGGCGCCGTGAGCGACCCGTTCTTGGCGCGCCGTATCCGCCAGTTGCCGGCCGGCGGGTGGGAGCAGGTGTTCCCGTGGCTGACCCACTATGCTGGGTTGTTGCTGGGCACTGGCACACCGAGCCAGGAGTCCGGCCGTGTTAAGCAGTGGCTCAACTACCTGCGCCGCGATTACGTCGAGGCCGAACAGTGGTATCAGGCGCTGCGGCGGCTGCAGGATGCACGCCTGATGGCCGCGCGGCTGGCGGAGCCGCTGGAGCGGCCCGCGCCCTGA
- a CDS encoding Bcr/CflA family efflux MFS transporter: protein MSHPIPRPSSTTATLLLLCPFDLLASLAMDLYLPALPRVTTDLSATTAQIQASLTLYLVLIGAGQLLFGPWSDRIGRRPVLLGGGMVYALASLMLALSTHIDGFLFWRVIQALGASACLVAVFAGVRDLYGDQPQAQRLYAQLAALLVLVPALGPLLGAVLTAAAGWPVLFLVLAAAMALALTRAARHWPETRPATAAHPGRLWTPLRHRHFWAYLWAYSAAMGAFFLFFSTSPWLLMERHGLPPWQFSLLFASVALVMASVAWRRGRQRHTPPLHRTARWAMVWLASGGALLLVSEYAYPKQWLGLMLPMWWIAVGIAMASSVALHGALQQLDHMAGTATAVFFCLGGALIGATSSALLQLLPTHSHWPLALYCLLWPLLCLALLRDPH, encoded by the coding sequence GTGTCCCACCCTATTCCCCGACCGTCTTCAACGACGGCGACCCTATTGTTGCTGTGCCCGTTCGACCTGCTCGCCTCGCTGGCAATGGACCTGTACCTGCCGGCACTGCCCCGCGTCACAACTGATCTGTCCGCCACAACGGCACAGATCCAAGCCAGCCTGACCCTGTATCTGGTGCTGATCGGCGCCGGGCAGCTGCTGTTCGGCCCTTGGTCGGATCGGATTGGCCGCCGCCCGGTGCTGCTCGGCGGCGGCATGGTGTACGCCTTGGCGTCGCTGATGCTCGCGCTCAGCACCCACATTGATGGCTTCCTGTTCTGGCGGGTGATCCAAGCACTGGGTGCGTCCGCTTGCTTGGTGGCGGTATTTGCCGGTGTGCGTGATCTGTATGGCGACCAACCGCAGGCGCAGAGACTGTACGCGCAGCTCGCTGCACTGTTGGTGTTGGTGCCGGCGCTTGGCCCACTGCTCGGGGCCGTGCTGACAGCGGCTGCGGGCTGGCCAGTCCTGTTCCTCGTGCTCGCCGCCGCGATGGCGCTGGCGTTGACCCGAGCGGCACGCCATTGGCCGGAAACCCGCCCTGCCACCGCCGCCCACCCTGGCCGGTTATGGACGCCGCTACGCCACCGCCATTTCTGGGCTTACCTGTGGGCCTACAGTGCGGCCATGGGGGCGTTCTTTCTGTTCTTTTCCACCTCACCGTGGCTGCTGATGGAGCGCCACGGGTTGCCGCCATGGCAGTTCAGTCTGCTGTTCGCTTCGGTGGCACTGGTGATGGCCAGCGTCGCTTGGCGGCGTGGACGCCAGCGCCACACACCGCCGCTGCACCGCACCGCACGATGGGCCATGGTGTGGCTGGCGAGCGGCGGCGCCCTGTTGTTGGTCAGTGAGTATGCCTATCCGAAGCAATGGCTGGGGCTGATGCTGCCGATGTGGTGGATCGCCGTTGGCATCGCCATGGCCAGTTCGGTGGCCCTGCACGGCGCGCTGCAGCAGCTCGACCACATGGCCGGCACCGCCACCGCGGTATTCTTCTGTCTCGGTGGTGCGCTGATCGGCGCCACCAGCTCCGCTCTCCTGCAACTGCTGCCAACGCACAGCCATTGGCCACTGGCGCTGTACTGTCTGCTGTGGCCGCTGCTGTGTTTGGCGCTGCTGCGCGACCCGCACTAA
- the ectB gene encoding diaminobutyrate--2-oxoglutarate transaminase, whose amino-acid sequence MNTAVFDRRESEVQSYARNFPVLFHKARGAWLYDEAGQGYLDFLAGAGTLNYGHNHPELKAKLLAYLDDDAIVHGLDLYTVAKRHFLETFERLILSPRGMDHVVQFTGPTGTNAVEAALKIARNVKGRSNVLCFTNGFHGVSLGSLAVTGNSHHRDAAGVALNGATVMPYDGYLGADVDTIALIDKQISDSSSGLDLPAAVIVETVQGEGGINAASSEWLRRLEALCRKHDMLLIVDDIQAGCGRTGTFFSFEEAGIKPDIVTLSKSLSGYGLPFSVVLIKPELDRWKPGEHNGTFRGHNPAFVTAAAALELFWSDDRFATEIADKAERIRSAFAGIIARHPDAGLSQCGRGMMQGLECPDGELAGEITREAFAQRLIIETSGADDQVIKTLCPLTISHDDLQRGLDIVSDAVSTVLARRNKKRAVA is encoded by the coding sequence ATGAATACCGCTGTATTTGATCGCCGTGAATCGGAAGTACAAAGCTACGCCCGCAACTTCCCGGTGCTGTTCCACAAGGCCCGCGGCGCCTGGCTCTATGATGAAGCCGGCCAGGGCTACCTCGACTTCCTCGCCGGCGCCGGCACCCTCAACTACGGGCACAACCACCCGGAGCTGAAGGCCAAGCTGCTGGCCTACCTGGACGATGACGCCATCGTCCACGGGCTCGATCTTTACACCGTGGCCAAGCGCCACTTCCTGGAAACCTTCGAGCGCCTGATCCTCAGCCCGCGCGGCATGGATCACGTGGTGCAATTCACCGGCCCCACCGGCACCAACGCGGTGGAAGCGGCACTGAAAATTGCCCGTAACGTGAAAGGCCGCAGCAACGTGCTGTGCTTCACCAATGGTTTCCACGGCGTGTCACTGGGCTCGTTGGCCGTCACCGGCAACAGCCACCACCGTGACGCCGCCGGCGTGGCCCTGAACGGCGCCACCGTGATGCCCTATGACGGCTACCTCGGCGCCGACGTCGACACCATTGCGCTGATCGACAAGCAGATTTCTGACAGCTCCAGCGGCCTCGACCTGCCGGCGGCGGTGATCGTGGAAACGGTGCAGGGCGAAGGCGGCATCAACGCCGCCTCGTCCGAATGGCTGCGCCGTCTGGAAGCGCTGTGCCGCAAACACGACATGCTGCTGATCGTCGACGATATCCAAGCCGGCTGTGGCCGGACCGGCACTTTCTTCAGTTTTGAAGAAGCCGGCATCAAACCGGACATCGTCACACTGTCGAAATCACTCAGCGGCTACGGCCTGCCGTTCTCGGTGGTACTGATCAAACCAGAGCTGGACCGCTGGAAACCAGGCGAGCACAACGGCACTTTCCGTGGCCACAACCCGGCGTTCGTCACCGCTGCCGCGGCACTGGAGCTGTTCTGGAGCGATGACCGCTTTGCTACCGAAATCGCCGACAAAGCCGAGCGCATCCGCAGCGCGTTCGCCGGCATTATCGCGCGCCATCCCGACGCCGGCCTGAGCCAATGCGGCCGCGGCATGATGCAGGGGCTGGAGTGCCCGGACGGCGAGTTGGCCGGCGAGATCACCCGCGAAGCCTTTGCCCAGCGCCTGATCATCGAAACCTCCGGCGCCGATGACCAAGTGATCAAGACGCTGTGCCCGCTGACCATCAGCCATGATGACCTGCAGCGCGGCCTCGATATCGTCAGCGACGCGGTGAGCACAGTGCTTGCCCGCCGCAACAAGAAACGTGCCGTGGCCTGA
- the ectA gene encoding diaminobutyrate acetyltransferase produces the protein MHAQAATPVPVASPSAPIVLRSPESEDGQRVHALVRACRPLDENSIYCNILQCSHFAETCVAAERDGELVGFISGYIPPKQADTLFVWQVAVRDDQRGEGLAGRMLDDLLARAACAEIRYIETTITPDNDASWRMFRRFAARHAMPTEEFILFASHSHFSGLLKDEHLLRIGPFNQTQL, from the coding sequence ATGCATGCCCAAGCCGCAACGCCGGTCCCCGTTGCCTCGCCCTCTGCCCCCATCGTCTTGCGCTCACCGGAGAGTGAAGACGGCCAACGCGTCCACGCGCTGGTGCGTGCCTGCCGGCCGCTGGACGAGAACTCGATCTACTGCAACATCCTCCAATGCAGCCACTTCGCCGAGACCTGCGTCGCCGCCGAGCGCGACGGGGAACTGGTGGGCTTCATCTCCGGCTACATCCCGCCCAAGCAAGCCGACACGCTGTTCGTGTGGCAGGTTGCGGTGCGCGATGACCAACGCGGCGAAGGACTCGCCGGCCGCATGCTCGATGACCTGCTGGCGCGCGCGGCCTGCGCCGAGATCCGCTACATCGAGACCACCATCACCCCGGACAACGATGCCTCCTGGCGCATGTTCCGCCGCTTTGCCGCGCGCCATGCCATGCCCACCGAGGAATTCATCCTGTTCGCCAGCCATTCCCATTTTTCCGGGTTGTTGAAGGACGAACACCTGCTGCGCATCGGACCGTTTAACCAGACCCAGCTCTGA
- a CDS encoding polyprenyl synthetase family protein — MTRAADDLSSFIAQCRDRFQTALEFALPLEHGAAPRLMEAMRYAALGGGKRLRPLLAYAACQACGGKLSQADIPAVAVELVHAYSLVHDDLPAMDDDSLRRGQPTCHIAFDEATAILAGDSLQTRAFELLANSGDYKDGQRLEMIRALSHGAGVSGMAAGQMRDIEAEGRALTLEELERIHYLKTGRLITAALLMGAIAADAPAEMQDTLARFGDLIGLAFQIQDDILDVTSTADVLGKPSGSDARHGKSTFPALLGLDASRDRAQALCREAHQLLDGIAEGRNTGPLRDLADYIVGRSH, encoded by the coding sequence ATGACCCGCGCGGCGGATGATCTTTCAAGTTTCATCGCGCAGTGCCGCGACCGGTTCCAGACCGCTTTGGAGTTTGCCCTGCCGCTAGAACACGGCGCGGCGCCACGGTTGATGGAGGCGATGCGTTACGCGGCGCTGGGCGGCGGCAAGCGGCTGCGCCCGCTGCTGGCCTACGCGGCCTGCCAAGCCTGCGGCGGCAAGTTGTCGCAGGCCGACATCCCGGCAGTGGCAGTGGAGTTGGTACACGCTTACTCGCTGGTCCATGATGATCTGCCAGCGATGGATGACGACAGCCTGCGCCGTGGCCAGCCGACCTGCCACATTGCCTTTGATGAGGCCACCGCTATCCTCGCCGGCGACAGTCTGCAGACCCGTGCGTTTGAACTGTTGGCCAATTCCGGTGACTACAAGGATGGCCAGCGACTGGAAATGATCCGCGCGCTGAGCCACGGCGCCGGTGTATCCGGCATGGCAGCCGGCCAGATGCGTGACATCGAGGCCGAAGGCCGGGCGCTGACACTGGAAGAATTGGAGCGCATCCATTACCTGAAAACCGGCCGGCTGATCACCGCCGCGCTGTTGATGGGCGCCATTGCCGCCGATGCGCCGGCGGAAATGCAAGATACCTTGGCACGCTTTGGCGACCTGATCGGCCTGGCGTTCCAGATCCAGGACGACATTCTGGATGTGACCTCCACCGCGGACGTGCTGGGCAAACCCAGCGGGTCCGATGCCCGGCACGGCAAGAGCACCTTTCCTGCCCTGCTTGGACTCGACGCCAGCCGCGATCGCGCGCAGGCACTGTGCCGGGAAGCGCACCAGCTTCTCGACGGCATCGCTGAAGGCCGCAATACCGGTCCATTGCGGGATCTGGCCGACTACATCGTCGGACGATCCCACTGA
- a CDS encoding ectoine synthase: MIVRTLEDARKSGRAVTAENGNWESVRLSLADDGMGFSFHITTIYAGTETHIHYQNHFETVYCISGNGEVETLADGKIYPIRPGTVYILNNNDDHLLRGGSEDMVLACAFNPPLNGREQHDENGVYALDEPALTD, from the coding sequence ATGATTGTCCGCACCTTGGAAGACGCCCGCAAAAGTGGCCGCGCTGTCACCGCTGAGAACGGCAACTGGGAGTCAGTGCGCCTGTCGCTGGCCGACGATGGCATGGGGTTCTCGTTCCACATCACCACCATCTACGCCGGCACCGAGACCCACATTCATTACCAGAACCATTTTGAAACGGTGTACTGCATCAGCGGCAATGGCGAAGTGGAAACACTCGCCGACGGCAAGATCTATCCGATCCGCCCCGGCACCGTGTACATCCTCAACAACAATGACGACCACCTGCTGCGTGGCGGCAGCGAAGACATGGTGCTGGCCTGCGCCTTCAACCCGCCGCTGAACGGCCGCGAGCAGCATGACGAAAACGGCGTCTACGCGCTGGATGAGCCGGCCCTGACCGACTAA
- a CDS encoding MFS transporter yields the protein MTVAETPVNPRSRVLFASLVGTTIEFYDFYIYATAAVLVFPQLFFPSDDPMSGLLGSLATFAIAFFARPFGAALFGHFGDRIGRKATLVAALLTMGVSTVVIGFLPTFAQVGLLAPLLLALCRFGQGLGLGGEWGGAVLLATENAPPGKRAWYGMFPQLGAPLGFILSGGSFLLLQHFLSDEQFFSWGWRVPFLASAVLVIFGLYIRLQLEETPVFKATLDSQQQVRMPMLEVCRRHPGTLVLGTMAAVATFLLFYLTTVFSLTWGTTELEYSREQFLVIQLIAIVFFALATPLSALLAERFGRRLTMIGVSIAIVLYGFAFEPLFGSGDTLRVMLFLVIGLFLMGLTYGPLGTLLSELFPTEVRYTGASLTFNIAGILGASLAPAVATTLASKHGLGSVGIYLGVVSMVTVVALLLLRETRDEDLRHTPG from the coding sequence ATGACCGTCGCCGAGACTCCCGTCAATCCGCGCTCGCGGGTGCTGTTCGCCAGCCTGGTGGGCACCACTATCGAGTTCTACGATTTCTATATTTACGCCACCGCTGCGGTGCTGGTGTTCCCGCAGCTGTTTTTCCCCAGCGATGATCCGATGTCTGGGCTGCTGGGGTCGCTGGCCACCTTCGCCATTGCCTTCTTCGCGCGGCCGTTCGGCGCGGCGCTGTTCGGTCACTTCGGTGACCGCATCGGGCGCAAGGCGACGCTGGTGGCAGCGCTACTGACCATGGGTGTGTCGACGGTGGTGATTGGCTTCTTGCCCACCTTTGCGCAGGTCGGCTTGCTGGCACCACTGCTGCTGGCGCTGTGCCGCTTCGGCCAAGGGCTGGGGCTGGGCGGCGAGTGGGGCGGCGCAGTGCTGCTGGCGACCGAAAATGCGCCGCCGGGCAAGCGCGCTTGGTATGGCATGTTCCCGCAGCTGGGCGCGCCGCTTGGCTTCATTCTGTCCGGCGGGTCGTTCCTGCTGTTGCAGCATTTCCTGTCTGATGAGCAATTTTTCAGTTGGGGCTGGCGGGTACCGTTCTTGGCCAGTGCGGTGCTGGTGATCTTCGGTCTCTATATCCGTTTGCAGCTGGAAGAAACGCCGGTGTTCAAGGCCACGCTCGACAGCCAGCAACAGGTGCGCATGCCGATGTTGGAAGTGTGTCGGCGCCATCCCGGTACCCTGGTGTTGGGCACCATGGCGGCGGTGGCCACCTTCCTGCTGTTCTACCTGACCACGGTATTCAGTCTGACCTGGGGCACCACCGAGCTGGAGTACAGCCGCGAGCAGTTTCTGGTGATCCAGCTGATCGCTATCGTGTTCTTTGCGCTGGCGACGCCGTTGTCGGCGCTGCTGGCGGAACGCTTCGGCCGCCGCCTGACTATGATCGGCGTGTCGATCGCCATTGTGCTGTACGGCTTTGCGTTCGAGCCGCTATTCGGCAGCGGTGACACCCTGCGGGTGATGCTGTTCTTGGTGATCGGTTTGTTCCTGATGGGGCTGACCTATGGGCCGCTGGGAACCTTGCTGTCGGAACTGTTCCCCACCGAGGTGCGTTACACCGGCGCGTCGTTGACGTTCAATATTGCCGGCATTCTAGGTGCCTCGTTGGCGCCGGCGGTGGCGACCACACTGGCCAGTAAGCACGGTCTCGGCTCAGTGGGCATTTACCTGGGCGTGGTGAGCATGGTGACGGTGGTGGCGTTGCTGCTGCTGCGCGAAACCCGTGATGAGGACCTGCGCCACACGCCCGGCTGA
- a CDS encoding TetR/AcrR family transcriptional regulator, whose amino-acid sequence MSPPSTTATPEQHKLLTALALAMVDHPRATLTELAKAVGVSKATLYRFCRTREQLMERLVSYGVDTLMQALREAQLDTQPPLEGIRRLAELTLQNRELSCFLIHHRHCLEIEDANQWSVILDAFFLRAQQDGFLRIDISAQALTEIWGSLAAGAIDAERRGRIPRVGLNTLLERFFLSGAAVQP is encoded by the coding sequence ATGAGCCCGCCGAGCACCACTGCAACACCGGAACAACACAAACTGCTGACCGCGCTGGCACTGGCGATGGTCGACCACCCGCGCGCCACCCTCACGGAGTTGGCCAAAGCCGTCGGCGTCAGCAAGGCCACGCTGTATCGCTTCTGCCGCACCCGCGAGCAGTTGATGGAACGGTTGGTGAGCTACGGCGTCGACACGCTGATGCAGGCGCTGCGTGAAGCCCAGCTCGACACCCAGCCGCCGCTGGAAGGCATTCGCCGCCTGGCCGAACTGACGCTGCAAAATCGGGAACTGAGCTGCTTCCTGATTCACCACAGGCACTGCCTAGAGATAGAGGACGCCAACCAATGGAGCGTGATCCTCGACGCCTTCTTCCTGCGCGCGCAGCAGGACGGTTTCCTGCGCATCGATATCAGCGCTCAAGCGCTGACCGAGATCTGGGGCTCACTGGCCGCTGGCGCCATTGATGCCGAGCGGCGCGGGCGCATTCCCCGGGTTGGGCTGAATACGCTGCTGGAACGCTTCTTCCTCAGCGGCGCGGCGGTGCAGCCGTGA
- a CDS encoding exodeoxyribonuclease VII small subunit, which produces MAAKPKPLQLEQALATLDTLVERMESGELSLEESLKAFEEGIRLTRECQQALQQAEQKVRILLTPQAGAEPTPFHDEDDDDPRGG; this is translated from the coding sequence ATGGCAGCCAAACCCAAACCGCTCCAACTGGAGCAGGCTCTGGCCACACTGGACACGCTGGTGGAGCGCATGGAATCCGGCGAGTTGTCGCTGGAGGAGTCGCTGAAGGCGTTCGAGGAGGGCATCCGCCTAACCCGTGAATGCCAGCAGGCGCTGCAGCAGGCGGAGCAGAAAGTCCGCATCCTGCTCACTCCCCAGGCCGGCGCCGAGCCCACCCCTTTCCATGACGAGGATGACGATGACCCGCGCGGCGGATGA
- the folE2 gene encoding GTP cyclohydrolase FolE2, with the protein MERVNAPTPAMPDVASASHQRVGPKLDWVGMSEIHLPTQVSDTIHGERPVAASIQAYVNLQDVNARGIHMSRLFLMLEETFGEASVNMGSLRTLLANFLDTHGPLSSRAFVELAFDFSIRRPALLSQYAGWRSYPVRIAATLEGDQLDVELAVDVLYSSTCPCSAALARQLIQNAFQERFGSEGSVSLDDAVAWLGTEQGIVATPHSQRSVAQLKVKLDAADGDALPITALIDAVEGALKTPVQTAVKREDEQEFARLNGQNLMFCEDAARRLQEALDVMPVLRDFWVRVNHVESLHAHNAVAVVTKSIPGGYPPVA; encoded by the coding sequence ATGGAGCGCGTCAACGCACCCACCCCCGCCATGCCGGATGTGGCCAGCGCCTCGCATCAACGCGTGGGCCCCAAGCTGGACTGGGTGGGCATGAGCGAGATTCACCTGCCGACCCAGGTGAGCGATACCATCCACGGTGAGCGGCCGGTGGCCGCATCCATCCAGGCGTACGTCAACCTGCAAGACGTCAACGCGCGCGGCATTCATATGTCGCGGCTGTTCCTGATGCTGGAGGAAACCTTCGGTGAAGCCAGCGTCAACATGGGCAGCCTGCGCACCTTGCTGGCCAATTTCCTCGACACCCACGGCCCGTTGAGCAGCCGTGCCTTCGTCGAGCTGGCATTTGATTTTTCCATCCGCCGCCCGGCGCTGCTGAGCCAATACGCCGGCTGGCGCAGCTATCCGGTGCGCATCGCGGCCACCTTGGAAGGCGACCAGCTGGATGTGGAGCTGGCGGTGGATGTGCTGTATTCCTCCACCTGCCCATGCTCCGCCGCGCTGGCGCGGCAGTTGATCCAGAACGCGTTTCAGGAACGCTTCGGCAGCGAAGGCAGCGTGTCGTTGGACGACGCGGTGGCGTGGCTCGGTACCGAGCAGGGCATTGTGGCAACCCCGCACAGCCAACGCTCGGTGGCGCAGCTGAAAGTGAAGCTGGATGCCGCCGATGGCGATGCCTTGCCGATCACTGCCCTGATCGACGCCGTTGAAGGCGCGCTGAAAACGCCGGTGCAAACCGCAGTGAAGCGCGAGGACGAACAGGAATTCGCCCGCCTCAACGGCCAGAACCTGATGTTCTGCGAAGACGCCGCGCGCCGCCTGCAGGAAGCGCTGGATGTGATGCCGGTGCTGCGTGACTTCTGGGTGCGCGTCAACCACGTGGAGAGCCTGCACGCGCACAACGCGGTGGCAGTGGTGACCAAGAGCATCCCGGGCGGTTACCCACCGGTCGCTTGA
- a CDS encoding outer membrane beta-barrel protein → MRNLMRPLSAAALLLTATSVPMLASADTGYVSLGYAFTDLEPKHSRSNADVSTLQFTFGGWANRSQTLGAEVRLGLGLSNDKFRDNSGQRGKAEIDRSYGAYLRGQFPNTLPVRPYAVLGVTRVETTEKVARSRSRSYHDLSLGFGAELDVSHNVFVSLEYMRLIDRSSAEVSNLTFGVGGRF, encoded by the coding sequence ATGCGCAACCTGATGCGTCCCCTTTCTGCCGCTGCGCTGCTGCTGACCGCCACGTCCGTGCCGATGCTGGCCAGCGCCGATACCGGCTACGTTTCCCTGGGTTACGCGTTCACCGACTTGGAGCCGAAACACAGCCGCAGCAACGCCGATGTGTCGACGTTGCAATTCACCTTCGGCGGCTGGGCGAACCGTTCGCAGACGCTGGGGGCGGAAGTACGCCTTGGGCTCGGCCTGAGCAACGATAAATTCCGCGACAACAGCGGCCAGCGCGGCAAGGCGGAGATCGACCGCAGCTACGGCGCCTACCTGCGTGGCCAGTTCCCCAACACGCTGCCAGTGCGCCCCTATGCGGTACTCGGCGTCACGCGGGTGGAAACCACCGAGAAAGTGGCGCGCAGCCGCAGTCGCAGCTACCACGACCTGTCGCTGGGCTTCGGTGCCGAGTTGGACGTGAGCCACAACGTGTTTGTGTCGCTGGAATACATGCGCCTGATTGACCGCAGCAGCGCCGAAGTGAGCAACCTCACCTTCGGTGTCGGCGGCCGCTTCTAA